In Pseudomonadota bacterium, the following are encoded in one genomic region:
- a CDS encoding choice-of-anchor N protein, with product MLEKKFSKIIAILFVLTLGTLPVSPKAEAVPLLQIYMEGATYDSSTESWTIDSADPFKLWVIGNTGGSENKGPLSGVKLSAAVLTSELATGSISLSSTTTSVVTDPSIPVAPNLNTSDPYDNDGKIPLDSRGKALPSHGELGKAGVSFFEWSLGDLTLTDSPVGDFIGGFPSTFPATGQINVYTVTIAGFSRVHFDAYGFYNLGKKNNENIVAPFSHDAESHDVPEPGTLFLFGTGLVGLALIGKQKKK from the coding sequence ATGTTAGAAAAAAAATTCAGTAAAATAATCGCCATCCTTTTTGTTTTGACATTAGGGACACTGCCTGTTTCTCCTAAAGCAGAGGCAGTCCCGCTCTTACAAATCTACATGGAAGGCGCAACATATGACTCTTCAACCGAATCATGGACCATAGACTCCGCTGACCCGTTCAAACTCTGGGTTATAGGGAATACTGGCGGTTCAGAAAACAAGGGTCCTCTTTCTGGCGTGAAACTCTCCGCTGCGGTCCTTACTTCAGAGTTAGCCACCGGATCTATTTCATTATCTTCAACAACGACAAGCGTGGTGACAGATCCCTCAATCCCTGTTGCCCCGAACCTGAATACATCAGACCCCTATGACAATGACGGCAAAATTCCACTTGACTCCCGTGGCAAAGCCTTACCGAGCCATGGAGAATTGGGCAAAGCAGGGGTGAGCTTTTTTGAATGGAGTCTCGGCGACCTGACTTTAACAGATTCACCTGTTGGAGACTTCATCGGTGGCTTCCCATCAACTTTTCCAGCCACCGGGCAAATTAATGTGTATACCGTGACCATCGCTGGATTTTCAAGGGTCCACTTCGACGCCTATGGTTTTTATAATCTAGGGAAGAAAAACAATGAAAACATCGTGGCTCCTTTTTCCCATGATGCAGAAAGCCATGACGTTCCCGAACCAGGCACGCTGTTTCTTTTCGGCACCGGACTTGTCGGCCTTGCGTTAATCGGCAAGCAGAAGAAAAAATAA